Genomic DNA from Hordeum vulgare subsp. vulgare chromosome 2H, MorexV3_pseudomolecules_assembly, whole genome shotgun sequence:
CGACACCTTCCGGGGCCGCTACGACGACTCCCTGCAGTGCGCCAAGAAGTTCTACCCCTCCGCCTCCGGCTACCAGGACGAGCTGCTCTGGGGCGCCGCGTGGCTCTACGAGGCCACCGGCGACGAGAACTACCTCGACTACGTCGCCCGCAACGCCGAGGGCTTCGGCGGGACCGGCTGGGCCGTGCGCGAGTTCTCCTGGGACAACAAGTACGCCGGCGTCCAGGTGCTGCTCTCCAAGGTGCTCCtcgccggcggcggcgacggcgactacGCCGACACGCTCAAGCAGTTCCGGGCCAAGGCCGAGTTCTTCATGTGCGCGTGCATCCAGAAGAACGGCGGCAACAACGTCAAGACCACCCCGGGCGGCCTCCTCTACGTCGCCGACTGGAACAACATGCAGTACGTCAGCTCCTCCGTCTTCCTCCTCACCGTCTACGCCGACTACCTCGCCGAGtccggcgacaagctcaagtgccCCGACGGCGAGGTCGCGCCGGCCGAGATCGTCGCCTTCGCCAGGTCCCAGGTGGACTACGTCCTCGGCAAGAACCCGCTGTCCATGAGCTACATGGTGGGCCACGGCGACAAGTTCCCCACGCACGTGCACCATCGCGGCGCGTCCATCCCGTCGGTCTACGCCGTGATCGACACCGTCGGGTGCATGGAGGGCTTCGACGCGTACTACAACAGCAAGGGCGCCGACCCCAACGTCCTCGTCGGCGCGCTCGTCGGGGGGCCAGACGGCCACGACGGATTCGTCGACGACCGGTGCAACTACCAGCGCGCCGAGCCCACCCTCGCCGCCGCAGCGCCCATGTGCGGCGTCTTCGCCCGCCTCGCCGCCGAACCCGCGGCCGCCGGTAACAGCCGGGGCTACCAGCCTCCGCAGGAGTCCCTGCACATCGGAGGCACGCCGTTGGAGTTCGTGCACACGGTGACCAACACGTGGAAGACCAACGGCGTGGACTACTACCGGCATGTGGTGACCGGCAAGCACGCGTGCGGGCACCCCATCACGTACCTGAAGCTGCGGATCGAGGGGCTGACCGGCCCCATCTACGGCGTCTCCGCCACGCAGGAGAAGGAGATGTACGGGTTCCCGTCGTGGGTCACCAGGCTGGATGTCGACGACAAGCTCACCATCGTGTACATCCAGGAAGGCCCCGCGGCCAAGATCACCGTCGCAGAGTACAAGACGGGCTGAGAAGCGCACCAAGCACTATGCCATGTTTTTTTTTTTTCGTTTACATTATGATTTTTGCCCCTGCTTTTTTAGTTTCTCAGCCTGTTTGGAGTATCCGATGTCCCAATTGAGAACAACGTCGTCGAATTGTATGCTTTTGTTGTTTGGTTTAAGAGCATGTTACATTATGAAATGTACAACAAATTCGAACATTTTGAGCCGGACCGTGATGCTTCGAGAAGGAGACCAAACAAAATTGAGATATTGGTGAACCAATCTGTATTGGGATGGTTAGGGGATAGGGGCATTTCTAGCCCATCAGGATTTAAGTACTAGACTTGCCATTGATGttcatattttttatatttattttagaTTTTTCGACGATGTCCATTCAGTGAAAAGAGACGTTCTCGTCGACTACGAGTCGTCTGTGATGACTTTATTAATCTCAACATGCTAAAGTGGCGGAGCCAGCTCAATGTGATAGCCTGAGCAGCATATGAAGGCTCCTAATGGCCGGCAGCTATTTTGTGATTTGCCCATAAAAAAGCTGAATTTTTTTCATCCTTGCCATTATTTTAAGGAAGAGATTACAAGTTGAGCCTGGGCAACTGCCCAGGGTAGCTGAGCGGTGGCTCCGCCACTGCATGCTATGCCGACTCAGTCTTTCGAAGATGCTCCTAGGATAGTGTTTGCGTGCTATCATAGGGGATGACTGTATCCTAGTGGAAAAAAGTCTATTCCAAACCCTGAACTCTTAGAGGTTCGGCGAAATGAACCCTTACATCGAAATTCCTGTCGATTGCACCTGAACTATATAATTCCGGTCTAAATTAAACCCCGACATCATTTGTCAACACAGGGATTGATGAGGTGCCCGGGATTGCTGacattttgaagaaaaaaatccATCCCAAATCACCCTCGAGCCTTAAGTTTTACTTGCACCCGTACACGGGACTCGACTTTTGGAAAAGGGTAGCCGTTCATATCCGTTAACCACGCAAAAATAATGTTGGATCGCAGCGATGTGGTAGCGCAGTCGATCCTGTGGCTCCACGTACGTAGCTGGCTGGACGGGTGAGCAACCATCGGATTCGAAGAGGCCTGTGACCGCCCAGTCACTCTCCCACGCTCTGCGCCAGGTCTCGTGCATGCGCGCCGCCGGTCCTTGCGGGTCGCGGCGAGCGAGTGGAATGGTCGGTCGGGTCCAATGGTCGGTCACATATTAAAAAAAAGGTTCATGATTTCAAAAAAGTCTAATAGTCTGATAAAAAGTTTacgattttgaaaaaaattaatgGCTTCAAAAAATTCCATGAGTCTTTTAAAAGAGTTTACATatttctaaaaatttcagaattagaaAAAAGTTCGTCGATTTGACAACAAATCCGTggatattattttgaatcttacgtacattattttgaacatttttgaaatgcaACGAACATTTTAAAATTACACACAGACATATATATTTAACATTTATGTCTGTATATATACAACATTTAAATATATTTCGAAATGTCACATACTTTTTTGTAACGCtcgaatatttttgaaatttcacaaagagcaaaatatagacaaatgggccggcccattagCGAGGACATGTGCGCGCCATGGTCAAAGCCGCCACTCTCTAGCCCACCAGTGATACGAATCTCGGGTTGGTTCGTTTTAGACCGGGATTGCATAGTTTGACGGAGATTTCAAAGTTGTGGTTCATTTCGCTGAATCTCTACGAGTTCAAGGTTTAACATGGATTTTTTTATCCTATTATATGTGTGTGAACGACTTCGATCGTACTATGTTTGAAAAATTGAGACGATGTGATTGGTCTAAAAATGAGGACCTCCTAGTCTACGCCTGGGTCAGAGGATACCCTCCAAACGCGCAACCCCTACATGATTTGGGCCGACCTAGTACGAGGCACAGGCCGAGTCTCATTTCTAATGTTTTATCTTTTTGAAAATCCTTTTTgtttttaatatttatttttataCGAAAAAGAGAAATGTTCctagatttaaaaaatgtttgtgtaataaaaaaaaatcatgatttCAAAAAATGATCCGAATTTCAGTACTGTTTATGAATTACAGAAAAATGTTTCCAAATCCAAATTATGTcacaaattttaaaaatgttaatgaATGTAAAAAAGTTTTGCTTCCTGGTCGTTTGCGCGATTTAACTCAGCTGTGGACTTTTTGTTCGAAAAAAGAGAGCCTCTTTTATCACGGCGGAGACCGGACACGCACCTGTCGGATGCTATCGTGGCGTCCAGCATCACATGCAATGTTAGGCGTGCTGGTACCTTATATGATTAGATGGATTTTTTATCCGCAAAGAGAAAAAAGAGTTCCCTCAACCACCTACATCTTGACTCATCTCCTCTATGATTGACGCAACAGTGCTATGGCTCATTATTAAGAGAGAAGGATCCTCCTATTTGGAGCACAGGCCGCAGTGCAGTGCAGCAGCATCGCTTGGAAGCAGAGACAATGAAGCTGCAAACGCAACTGCTCCTCTTGGCTTCCATCACCGCAGCGCTGATCATGAGCCGCGGCGTCCTCGCCGGCGCCACCCACGCGGTACCGGTGCCCGCGCTACGCGGcgtcgaggacgacgacgacgtggGCTTCGCGGAGCGTGAGGAGGCGGCGTACCCGCGGAGGAGGGTGCTTTACGGCGAGCAGTACATCAGCTACAAAGGGGTGCAGGCGAGCAGGCCGGCGTGCACCGGCTCCTGCGCTGGCCGGGGGCAGCCCTACACCGGTAGCGGCTGCAAGGCCATCTTCGGCTGCCGCGGGCGTTAATTAATTATCTACAATGTAGTGAACTATACTACTTTGCTTCCCTGGCCAATTGCAAGTAGCTGCGGGGAGATTGTCAAATGTGGTTACCGAATAAGCTCAAGTGGTTATatacatgtatttgtgttgttgTATGCAATGTTTGGTGCACAATGCTTCCTTGTGTGAACAATAATGTGTTTGGATGAATTTAAGCAAGAACAATGATTCATTTTTTGTTTATTGGTTTCCAGGAGCTTGGCCTCCACGGCTCATCCAAGAAGCTAATTTAGGAATCATGTTGCATCCACCTACCCAATTAATCATTCAATCAATCAATTGATCTCTTGTATCTCTTCGACCCTGCACCGCATTGGACTTGTGTGCTGCTTCTCTCATCTCTCCTGCACCTTGTGCTGCTTCCCTCGTCTGAGTCGTCTGTGCTGGAGCTTCCCTATCCACTTGTTGATGCCGATGCGGCAGAGCAGGAAGTAATTTTCGTATGAGCAACTCCAACGCCGTCCACCAAAACTATCCTCCGTTTGGATCGAAACGGATAGAAGAATCGACCTAACGCAGCAATCCAAACAAAAGAGCGTCTGCTTTTTGTCTGCGCACGACACATTTCAGGTTCAAATTAGGGTCGTGTTTGCGACGGCGCGAACACACAACGAACGCATGTGACGCCCGCTCTTGTTCTCCCCTTGTCGATGGCACATCCACCACATTTACCTCGTGTCCACCGGCTCTCCCCGGCTGCTCGCCATGGATGAAGCGCCGATCCTTGACACTGCCgccggcctcgcctccctcgcATCCTTCGTCGACAAGCCTCGCAAAAAGGCGGCGGCGTCCAAGCTCAAGAAGGTGCTGACGCCCGCGCGATGAGGCCAAGAGAGCTGGCTCGCGACAGGTGGCGGTCAAGAAGCTGAAAGCCGCCTGGCGCCGCTGCACAACAAAAGGCCAACATCACGGAGAGCAACGCCCTCATCGCTACGGCCGCGAAGCAGGCCTGCTCTGAGGGTTTGACAACCTAGGCAAGTACGGGCTCGTCTGTAGTTTATCCGCCATGGCCACAATTACTGCACACGTCTACTATGTCGCAGTCATCCGATTTCCATCCCCACCCACAAGCAACCAATTTCTCCACATGTCCGTACTCCGGTTCACCTAAGGTGAGCATGGTCGCGCTGGCCACGCCCGTGCCCATGGCCATCGACCTGAACGCCACACCAGCGACCGGAGGGGCGGCCATCGGGGGCAGAGGAAACGGCGGCGCGAGATCCCTGCCGGCATGCTTCCTAATGCCCGCAATCTACTCGGCCCAATACCGCCACGTACCATGACTCGGCCAACCGTTTCATCATGGAGAACATCATTTTCAAGGACAAAGTGGACGATGGTGTGGGTGGCGAGCCCTACGACCTCGACGAGACCAAAAGCCAAGATGGTCGAGGCCCCTTCATGGCTGGCCACGAGCACACGACAGTCACGTATGCTCAAGGCCATGGCGGACATCAAGCCGCCGGGGAGTATGGTGAAGGGGGAAGTCATGGTCGCAGAAAAAGACCAACTTTAAGAAAGAGGACAAGTGAAATGTGGCGTCATTTGCCTTGCAAGAAACCTTGCAAGGCATGATGACCCAAAAGGAAACAAGGGAGGAGAAGGGTTGACAAGATAAATAAGGGCAAATGAATGCCTATATTTTTGTCAAAAGGAGGAGGACCCCGGATTCTGCATCTGAATGATGCATATGCCATATTATTAAGCTAAAATGTCACATAAAAGGTCCGTGATACATAAATTACTCCCAAAAGAGCCAAAGTAATATAAAAATAAATCTGACACAACCAGCAAAAATAGTACTAGATGACTATACACCTACTTTATTATTGAACTGCCATCCAAACTGGTTGTAAATAATACGTGCTATCATATCCTAACGGTTGCATCCAATATCCATATGTTCCTTAGCTTCGACATGGTTGAGGAAGGACCACTATGGATCCAAGACATGACCTGTATATGACCTGCAATTTTTTTATACAAAGTTGCATACTAAAAATCATGtcatttctgcagttccataTCATCCATAGTAATGCACATACTCCTACCCGAATATGTTCTGCAATACTCGGCTCCACTCTATCTAGTCACGATCCAAATAATGTGTTAATACTAAACGGAGTGTTAACATTAAAGGCTACTTGAAGCGTGCACCATAGAACTTTGGCCAACGGGCATTTGAAAAAGAGGTGTTTTATAGTCTCATGTTTATCACAAGAGCAACATCGCTTACTATCCTCTCATCTTTGCTTGGCCAAATTATCTTTTTGTAAGAATCACTTCCTTGTGAACGAATCACAtgaatatcttggttctcaaaggtACTTTAATCTTCCAAATATGACTAGATTTTGGAATTGGACCAGTGTATATTAAGTCTAGATACATAGACCTAACGGGAAACATCCCATTGATGGATAACTTCCATCGAATCATGCCTGGCTCATCAGAATGGTGAACATCCACCAACCTTCGCACGAGATGTAACCAGCTATCCCATCGGCCTTGTACTAGGGACCTTCTGAATAGGATATTCAGGGGACAAAGTGTAATATTGTAGCCATATAAGCTTCCTTATGTTCAATATTGTACAGAGACATATATTTTGTGGCTAGTGGTGTCTTCCCTAACCAAGTGTCTTCCTAAAACCTAGTCGTATTACTGTTACCAATGATAAATTTGGTTTCGTGAAAGAAAGCAACTCTCATTTTCATTAGTCCCTTCTAGAAAATAGAATCATTAGGTCAACTCTCATTTTCATTAGTCCCTTCTAGAAAATAGAATCATTAGGTCTCACATTAACGTGGGCTAGAGTTTTCGAATGTTGGTATGTATTCCGTAAAATTTGCACCCACATACCTTTAGTATCAACACACCTATACAACCACTTGCTGCGCATGTATatattcttgacatataagttttAATCCCTAGCCCACCCTGGTCCTTCGGTCTATAAATAATATCCCATTTGGAAAGtatgtattttgttttgttttcatcAAATTGCCAGAAAATCACGATCGATAGAAGTCTAACCTTTTTCGTAGCCCTACATGCACTTCAAATAAAGACAGTAGAAACATTGGCACACTTGTCAACACTGAGTTGATCAGAACTAGCCTTCCACCATAACACATGATCTTACCCTTCCGCCAACTTAGTTTTTGTTAAATGATCTTCAATGCATTAACACTCCTTATTAGGTAACTTGCGATGATTAATTGGTATACCTAAATATGTAAATGGTAGGGATCCTAGTTCACATCAGAACAATTGTTTGTATGAATCTTGTTCTTTTTTGGCTCTTCCAAAGCAGAAAGTTCACTTCTGCTAAAATTGATCTTCAATACCGACAACTTCTCAAAGAGACACATGACTAGCTTCATATTTCTAGCCTTTGTCATATCATGTTCCATGAAAAAAATTATGTATTGTAGAATGGATACACCACCATCCACTAGATGTGGTACTAAACCACCTACCCGACCGTCCTCTTTGGCCCTGCCAATAAGTATGTGTAGAAGTTATTTGCGACCTCCATTGCCCAATAGACATAATCCACACAGTCTAAGTACTGATTTACCTTTCTCTATTCCGATTTTGTGCATGTTTCGGATAGGAAAAtaattagagcatctccaacaggcgcacTTCGCGCCGCGTCCAAAAAATGCGTTTGCAGCGCGCGCTTCGGCTCATTTAGCGcggggataggcgctggctccagcggccgcgctataatgcagcgcgcacgccgctccagcagtgcccaaaaatgcagcgcgcgcagcacGCACAAACGACATATACAtcacatatacatttcaaaaaataggcgcaaaaacgatcaaacaaacaaaataaatcaacaataaatagtcttacaactcaaacaaatagtttatacttcagtacaacaaataatgcaataaacacaaacaatagttcatgaacaatacaatacaatacaatacaaataatgcaataaacacaaccaaatcatgctctttgtcgtccatgccatgcccaTCACTCTTTaatcagatccttctgaagatcattgtgcgttgcgggacgccgaatggcatgataggaggcaacaaaacgggctaccctttcagccctccgtcgcactcgcacgggatgtcccaagagctcatactgtgagTAATCTAAATCTTGGCCatgctcattctcgatgatcatgttgtgcatgatcacacaagcgtgcatgatgtaccaaagcattttttgatcccaaaatctagccggtcctctaacaatagcaaattgggcttgcaaaatcccaaatgctctctccacatcttttctagcagccgcgtgagcattgtggaaatcaagatttttcttaccttccggctttttcaacggcttcacgaaggtttgccactttggatagatgccatccactagataatagccatagttgtacgtacgaccatttgctacaaactgcaccggtggcaactcaccatctgcaatcttattcatcagtgaTGACCGATTGATAACATTGATATCATTCAAAGATCCAAGcattccaaagaatgcatgccaaatccaagtctcctgatcggccaccgcttcaaggattatagtggaacccttttttcggccgtggaattgcccatgccattgtaatgccccaagtgtggaaccttccctatttggaacctgttgCATGTGGGTCTACCCTGTCAGATTTATGTtgatgtcacttgtgtctatgatttcctgtgtcccttgcatatcttccttgcatgcatgcttagcataacataacatgtcatctccttgatcttgtgatttcatgtgactcttatttttagttttctttgcACGAATGTATCCATGCCATGCCATCTTTGCCATGCCTTGATTCCATGCCATACtttatgattgcatgtcatgatcatgatggcatatgttcttactaggagttaGCATTGTGGTGAGATAACGCATGTGATCTTGATAGGTGTGAGGGTGTGGTTTAGCAATATTTTGTGTTGATGCTCATGTGATTATGGTGTGTGtaatgtaggagtgagtgctagccaTTGCTAAGCTCTTAGCTAATTTAAAttcttttccctcctattattccatgtcaaaattccttcttcccaaaagtgaTTCTAAAATGACTGGTGGTTAGAGTAAATTGTGATTATGAGGAGGTGCAAttttgctgatttgttctttgaTTTTTTAGAGGTGCtaataaacccaaaacagtaaattaattactgttttgcatttatttcaaatggctccaaatattgttttcctattttattctattaggtcatatttttccaagaccagggggaattttattttatttttatccctACTAGGTGGCTGTgtatatttcttttcttttaggccctatttttttattaaaaaacaATCCCATGGATTCTTTCTCTCTACCTAGAGCCAACTTGGGCCATAACCCTCTTCCCAGGCCATACCCCTTCGCTGTGCAGCCCACTcgccgtccctcttcttcctcccgacgtcactctCGTACGACCAAGGCTCcacctcccgatcgcctccccctcaatccagcggctcaagctcgcctcccgagaccaTAAAAGGAGCCcaggtcctcctcctccaccctagggttccctctccttctccccagcgccgccaccttcccccttctctctttcttcccCTGGTAAGTTCTGTAgaagtagcagagagagagagagtgcagcgCCGCCGCCGTCAACCCCGCgttccgtcgtctccggcaccggtggccatgtccaggggctcggggtggttccccgcgctccattcccgccatcgctgaggtcgaggagcgacctcaacgacggccaggACCCCGTCATCGCCTCGGTCCAGgggccttcttcctcttcttctgtaGCAGCAGCTGTTCGCCCCTCCCTCTACGTCGTCTCGTCGCCGTGggttccctccttccttccccaaggtgagacgccttccccttccttcgtcctcccttctccctcgtcgGCTCCAGCTAGACGAAGTCCTGTGCCGAGCTCGTGCGTGCTTGTTGAGTGGAGAGGCGAGGCGTAGTGGTGTAGCAGGGCGTTGCTAGCAAGCCGCAACAGCAGGGTAGCGTCGGGTAGCCTAgcggcgcagcagcagcagctcgacGTGCAGCCGGCGCTCTCTGTCGCCGTGCTCCTAGGCGGGCGGTGCTGCCGTAGCAGAGAACACCGGTGCAGTTCCAGGCAGCCAAGGGGGAGCCTTTTCCCATGCTCagggcgggaatggaacccctgagGTTCCCGCGTCCCCCGCCGATAGCTCCCCCTGCCGGTGGTAgccgggagtggcgccgccagctCTCTCTGGTCCGGCCGCCAGCGGAGCTCTCCTCTGCAGTGGAGAGTGCTTTTCTACTTTTCCTTCCTGTCATAGCCAGTCATCGATCCGTAGCCTGATGGTAGTGTTACACTGACATATGCTtgcgcctgtaggagggcgtgggttcgagtccccccccccccctcggcgccttttgttgttttgttttgatttattcGTATCAGTGGCCTGCAGGCAACTTACCTTGCCATTTTCTCTTCTCCTgttaacaacagtagcagtagcgcaGTGGATGTGTTGTGGGGTGTTGTATCaggggatctggggttcaaatcccagagaaaccccatattttttttccttttatttcttgctgatttttttattttgtttttcccttGCTTTGTTTGCTACTCTAAGCCTAGATCAAAGGGTTGCAGATGCCCTTATATATCTTTACTTCCCTGTTGTTTGATGGAGGGTGAGAGAGAGCATGTATGTAGGGCATGAATGTGTATGTGGTCTTGTAGTTCATGTTGTTGGTGTGTTTGCGAATAGGCATTTGTGCATAGAGGTTGTAAGTGGAGTTGATGGTGTAGGTATGGAGATGATGTGGTTGTGAGTGCACACCACTTGTGGTACCTACTAAAAgtgtttgagaggtgatgctACCAAGTTACTTGCTTAGTTTTTCCCCCTCTTGTTGTTCTTAGGTTTAAgagcatgatgttgttgtgaaTGAAGTGGAAtatatgtgagagtgtgcaccatcacatgcccatatatgggggtgtgcatactctcttgttagcttagagtcccattgtgatgtgcttgatactagtaatattgtgatatgggtgtgggtgttgttgatgtgcatgacacaaacatggggttcaaacccccatgtcactttgtcattgtgcacataagattcacctatgtatttgtcatcttagaagcataccttatggagtagcatttgcattttgttgaaa
This window encodes:
- the LOC123431201 gene encoding endoglucanase 13-like — protein: MARLTIASAAAALLVLLAAASTEASPAWSDYAGAFDKSLQFFEAQRSGKLPADRTVHWRGDSALTDGFSQGVDLVGGYYDAGDHVKFGFPMAYAVTMLSWGVLEFEKEMVAANSLNRALDAIRWGTDYFIKAHTEPNTLWVQVGDGDSDHLCWERAEDMSTPRTASKIDASRPGSEVAAETAAALAASAKVFRHYDSMYANQLLMHAKEIFIFADTFRGRYDDSLQCAKKFYPSASGYQDELLWGAAWLYEATGDENYLDYVARNAEGFGGTGWAVREFSWDNKYAGVQVLLSKVLLAGGGDGDYADTLKQFRAKAEFFMCACIQKNGGNNVKTTPGGLLYVADWNNMQYVSSSVFLLTVYADYLAESGDKLKCPDGEVAPAEIVAFARSQVDYVLGKNPLSMSYMVGHGDKFPTHVHHRGASIPSVYAVIDTVGCMEGFDAYYNSKGADPNVLVGALVGGPDGHDGFVDDRCNYQRAEPTLAAAAPMCGVFARLAAEPAAAGNSRGYQPPQESLHIGGTPLEFVHTVTNTWKTNGVDYYRHVVTGKHACGHPITYLKLRIEGLTGPIYGVSATQEKEMYGFPSWVTRLDVDDKLTIVYIQEGPAAKITVAEYKTG
- the LOC123431203 gene encoding uncharacterized protein LOC123431203, encoding MKLQTQLLLLASITAALIMSRGVLAGATHAVPVPALRGVEDDDDVGFAEREEAAYPRRRVLYGEQYISYKGVQASRPACTGSCAGRGQPYTGSGCKAIFGCRGR